One Coccinella septempunctata chromosome 8, icCocSept1.1, whole genome shotgun sequence genomic window carries:
- the LOC123318234 gene encoding uncharacterized protein LOC123318234, with amino-acid sequence MVSFDVTNLFTCTPKDESVKIVNQFLISQQIPEQTRIDVITLLNFCLSQDYFLFNKKFFQQLDGLGMGNPLSPFIADAFMDFVEKIILTRFNHVILHWSRYVDDIFVLIRESLMSPTELLHEINKIHPNIKFTLEVETQGSIDFLDLTISRSEESFSYKIFHKPTQTDVLIHADSNHPRSHKMAAFHSFANRLLSVPMTEFDYETELNIIQQLAQNNGYNPSIITSLIERIKRRNLVRIAYPSVPDSAPARKFFSLPFINTRTYEGSVKILKRAFPDIEISAKTTNTLGLHLINTKEKTHDLERSGIYRLDCGDCEATYIGRTFRQLKTRISEHLRYPDKSVFGHHVKFNNHAFSPQGNSKIILRTDTKNLTRLDFLENIHIEDEIMKNDKCLNIQTNLNLNKSYIPLFKKI; translated from the coding sequence ATGGTTTCCTTTGACGTGACCAACCTTTTCACTTGTACCCCCAAAGACGAGAGTGTGAAAATCGTGAACCAGTTTCTTATAAGTCAGCAGATTCCCGAACAAACCCGCATTGATGTCATCACTCTCCTCAATTTCTGCCTTTCACAAGACTATTTCTTGTTCAACAAAAAGTTCTTCCAACAACTAGACGGACTGGGGATGGGAAATCCACTTTCACCTTTCATCGCAGACGCATTTATGGATTTTGTGGAAAAGATAATCCTCACACGGTTTAACCATGTTATTTTACACTGGTCGAGATACGTCGATGACATCTTCGTCCTCATCAGAGAATCTTTGATGTCTCCAACTGAACTTCTCCATGAGATTAACAAAATACACCCAAATATCAAATTTACCTTAGAAGTTGAAACCCAGGGATCAATCGACTTCCTTGACTTGACCATCAGTAGAAGCGAGGAGAGTTTCTCTTACAAGATCTTCCATAAACCCACACAGACCGATGTACTTATACATGCAGACTCCAACCATCCGAGGTCGCATAAAATGGCCGCTTTTCACTCTTTCGCCAATAGACTCCTGTCAGTTCCCATGACCGAATTTGACTATGAAACCGAACTGAACATCATACAGCAGTTGGCTCAGAACAACGGTTACAACCCCTCCATAATCACTTCTCTAATCGAGAGGATCAAGAGAAGGAATCTAGTGAGGATCGCCTATCCGTCCGTTCCCGACAGCGCACCCGCCAGAAAATTCTTCTCCCTCCCTTTTATCAACACAAGAACTTACGAGGGTTCAGTTAAAATCCTCAAACGCGCTTTCCCAGACATTGAAATATCCGCAAAAACAACTAACACTCTGGGCCTCCACTTGATTAATACAAAGGAAAAAACCCATGACCTGGAAAGGAGTGGAATATATAGATTGGACTGTGGCGACTGTGAAGCTACCTACATCGGTAGAACCTTTAGGCAGTTAAAGACTAGAATATCCGAACATCTGAGATATCCCGACAAGTCAGTTTTTGGACATCATGTCAAGTTCAATAATCACGCATTCAGTCCACAGGGGAACTCCAAGATTATCCTGAGGACAGACACCAAAAACCTAACAAGACTTGACTTTTTAGAGAATATTCATATAGAAgacgaaattatgaaaaatgacaAATGCTTGAATATTCAAACGAACTTGAACCTAAATAAATCTTATATCCCattattcaagaaaatttaa